In Mycobacterium tuberculosis H37Rv, a single window of DNA contains:
- the mce2C gene encoding Mce family protein Mce2C: MRTLTEFNRGRVGMMGAVVTVLVVGVAQSFTSVPMLFATPTYYAQFADTGGINTGDKVEIAGVNVGLVRSLAIRGNRVLIGFSLPGKTIGMQSRAAIRTDTILGRKNLEIEPRGSEPLKPNGFLPLAQTTTPYQIYDAFVDVTKAATGWDIDAVKRSLNVLSETFDQTAPHLSAALEGVKAFSDTVGRRGEQIEQLLANANRIARVLGDRSEQVNGLLVNAKTLLAAFKQRSQALRILLTNVSEASAQVSGLITDNPNLNHVLAQLRTVSEELVKRKNELADVAVLLGRYTAALTEAVGSGPFFKAMVVNLLPYQILQPWVDAAFKKRGIDPENFWRSAGLPEFRWPDPNGTRFPNGAPPAAPPVREGTPKHPGPAVPPGTPCSYTPAAGALPRPDTPLPCAGATVGPFGGPDFPAPLDVQPSPPNPDGPPPTPGILSAGRPGEPAPAVPGIPMPLPPNAPPGARTQPLEPFPDGTGGSNQ; encoded by the coding sequence ATGAGAACGCTGACCGAGTTCAACCGCGGCCGTGTCGGGATGATGGGTGCGGTGGTCACGGTGCTCGTCGTTGGTGTTGCGCAAAGCTTCACCAGCGTGCCGATGCTGTTCGCCACACCTACCTACTATGCGCAATTCGCCGACACGGGTGGCATCAACACGGGCGATAAGGTGGAAATCGCTGGGGTGAACGTCGGGCTGGTGCGCTCGCTGGCAATCCGCGGCAACCGCGTGTTGATCGGATTCTCGTTGCCCGGCAAGACAATCGGGATGCAAAGCCGGGCAGCAATTCGCACCGACACCATTCTTGGCCGTAAGAACCTGGAGATCGAACCCCGCGGTTCGGAGCCGTTGAAACCCAACGGTTTCCTGCCGTTGGCGCAGACCACTACGCCATACCAAATCTATGACGCGTTCGTCGATGTCACGAAGGCGGCGACGGGCTGGGACATCGATGCCGTCAAACGCTCGCTAAACGTGTTGTCGGAGACATTCGATCAGACCGCCCCGCATCTAAGTGCCGCCCTCGAGGGTGTCAAGGCATTCTCCGACACCGTCGGCCGGCGCGGCGAGCAGATCGAGCAACTGCTGGCGAACGCCAACAGGATCGCGCGCGTGCTCGGCGACCGCAGCGAGCAGGTCAACGGGCTGCTGGTGAATGCCAAGACGCTGCTGGCCGCGTTCAAGCAACGCAGCCAGGCACTGCGCATTCTGCTAACCAACGTGTCGGAGGCATCAGCCCAGGTATCTGGCCTGATCACAGACAACCCCAACCTCAACCATGTGCTGGCCCAGTTGCGCACGGTCAGCGAGGAGCTGGTGAAGCGCAAGAACGAATTGGCCGATGTAGCCGTCTTGCTCGGCAGATACACCGCGGCCCTGACAGAGGCCGTCGGTTCCGGACCGTTCTTCAAGGCGATGGTGGTCAATCTGCTGCCCTACCAGATTCTTCAGCCCTGGGTTGACGCGGCGTTCAAAAAGCGGGGCATCGACCCGGAGAACTTCTGGCGCAGTGCGGGTCTGCCGGAATTCCGCTGGCCCGACCCCAACGGCACCCGGTTCCCCAACGGCGCGCCGCCGGCGGCGCCACCGGTGCGGGAGGGTACACCCAAGCATCCGGGACCGGCCGTCCCGCCGGGAACGCCGTGCTCCTACACACCGGCGGCGGGCGCGTTGCCACGGCCCGACACCCCACTACCCTGCGCGGGCGCCACCGTTGGCCCGTTCGGTGGACCCGACTTCCCGGCACCGCTCGATGTCCAGCCGTCGCCGCCTAATCCCGATGGGCCGCCGCCGACGCCGGGCATCCTAAGTGCTGGGCGGCCGGGCGAGCCGGCTCCGGCTGTTCCGGGCATACCGATGCCGCTGCCGCCGAACGCGCCGCCGGGTGCACGCACCCAACCGCTTGAGCCGTTTCCTGACGGGACGGGAGGTAGCAACCAATGA
- the lprL gene encoding Mce family lipoprotein LprL (alternate gene name mce2E), with protein sequence MRCGVSAGSANGKPNRWTLRCGVSAGHRGSVFLLAVLLAPVVLTSCTWRGIANVPLPVGRGMGPDRMTIYVQMPDTLALNTNSRVRVADVWVGTVRDISLRNWIATLTLELEPTVRLPANATAKIGQTSLLGTQHVELAAPPIPSPQPLKSGDTIGLKNSSAYPTVERTLASVALILTGGGIVNLDVIQTEILNILDGHAGQIREFLERLATFTAELNNQRGDLTRAIDSTNQLLTIIANRNDTLDRVLTDVPPLIEHFADTGQLFADATESLGRFSEVANRALAATRPNLHQTLQSLQRPLRQLERASPYVVGALKLGLTAPFNIDEVPNVIRGDYVNVSATFDVTLSALDNALLSGTGISGMLRALEQAWGRDPDTMIPDVRYTPNPNDAPGGPLVERAE encoded by the coding sequence GTGAGGTGCGGCGTGAGCGCGGGTAGCGCGAACGGCAAGCCGAACCGTTGGACCCTGAGGTGCGGCGTGAGCGCGGGTCACCGTGGATCGGTGTTCTTGCTGGCGGTCTTGCTGGCCCCGGTGGTTTTGACTTCGTGTACCTGGCGTGGCATCGCCAATGTGCCGCTGCCGGTCGGCCGGGGTATGGGTCCGGATCGCATGACGATCTACGTGCAGATGCCTGACACGCTGGCGCTGAACACTAACAGCCGGGTCAGGGTTGCCGACGTCTGGGTCGGTACGGTGCGTGACATCAGCCTGAGGAACTGGATCGCGACCCTGACGCTGGAGCTCGAGCCGACCGTGCGGCTACCGGCAAATGCGACCGCGAAGATCGGCCAGACCAGCCTGTTAGGCACACAACATGTCGAGCTGGCCGCACCGCCAATCCCGTCACCGCAGCCGCTGAAAAGCGGCGACACCATCGGCCTGAAGAACTCCTCGGCCTACCCTACCGTCGAACGGACCTTGGCCAGCGTCGCGTTGATCCTCACCGGCGGCGGCATCGTCAACCTCGACGTGATTCAAACCGAGATCCTCAACATCCTTGACGGCCATGCCGGTCAGATTCGCGAATTCCTCGAGCGGCTAGCCACTTTCACCGCCGAGCTGAACAACCAACGCGGCGATCTGACTCGCGCAATCGACTCAACCAACCAACTCCTGACCATCATCGCCAACCGCAACGACACGCTGGATCGGGTGCTCACTGACGTCCCACCGCTGATCGAGCATTTCGCCGACACCGGTCAGCTGTTCGCTGACGCCACCGAATCCTTGGGGCGGTTCAGCGAAGTCGCCAACCGGGCGCTGGCGGCTACCCGGCCTAACCTTCACCAGACGCTGCAGTCGTTGCAGCGGCCGTTAAGGCAATTGGAACGGGCTTCGCCGTATGTGGTCGGCGCGTTGAAGCTAGGCCTCACCGCTCCGTTCAACATCGACGAGGTGCCAAACGTTATCCGCGGCGACTACGTCAACGTGTCCGCGACGTTCGACGTGACGCTTTCTGCACTCGACAACGCACTGCTGAGCGGAACGGGCATCTCGGGAATGTTGCGTGCGCTCGAGCAGGCGTGGGGACGGGATCCGGACACCATGATCCCGGATGTCCGCTACACGCCGAACCCGAATGACGCGCCGGGCGGACCGCTGGTGGAAAGGGCTGAGTGA
- the mce2D gene encoding Mce family protein Mce2D has translation MSTIFDIRSLRLPKLSAKVVVVGGLVVVLAVVAAAAGARLYRKLTTTTVVAYFSEALALYPGDKVQIMGVRVGSIDKIEPAGDKMRVTLHYSNKYQVPATATASILNPSLVASRTIQLSPPYTGGPVLQDGAVIPIERTQVPVEWDQLRDSINGILRQLGPTERQPKGPFGDLIESAADNLAGKGRQLNETLNSLSQALTALNEGRGDFVAITRSLALFVSALYQNDQQFVALNENLAEFTDWFTKSDHDLADTVERIDDVLGTVRKFVSDNRSVLAADVNNLADATTTLVQPEPRDGLETALHVLPTYASNFNNLYYPLHSSLVGQFVFPNFANPIQLICSAIQAGSRLGYQESAELCAQYLAPVLDALKFNYLPFGSNPFSSAATLPKEVAYSEERLRPPPGYKDTTVPGIFSRDTPFSHGNHEPGWVVAPGMQGMQVQPFTANMLTPESLAELLGGPDIAPPPPGTNLPGPPNAYDESNPLPPPWYPQPASLPAAGATGQPGPGQ, from the coding sequence ATGAGCACCATCTTCGACATCCGCAGCCTGCGACTGCCGAAACTGTCTGCAAAGGTAGTGGTCGTCGGCGGGTTGGTGGTGGTCTTGGCGGTCGTGGCCGCTGCGGCCGGCGCGCGGCTCTACCGGAAACTGACTACCACTACCGTGGTCGCGTATTTCTCTGAGGCGCTCGCGCTGTACCCAGGAGACAAAGTCCAGATCATGGGTGTGCGGGTCGGTTCTATCGACAAGATCGAGCCGGCCGGCGACAAGATGCGAGTCACGTTGCACTACAGCAACAAATACCAGGTGCCGGCCACGGCTACCGCGTCGATCCTCAACCCCAGCCTGGTGGCCTCGCGCACCATCCAGCTGTCACCGCCGTACACCGGCGGCCCGGTCTTGCAAGACGGCGCGGTGATCCCAATCGAGCGCACCCAGGTGCCCGTCGAGTGGGATCAGTTGCGCGATTCCATCAATGGGATCCTCCGCCAGCTCGGCCCGACGGAGCGGCAGCCGAAGGGGCCGTTCGGCGACCTCATCGAATCGGCCGCGGACAACCTGGCCGGCAAGGGCAGGCAGCTCAACGAAACGCTGAACAGTTTGTCGCAGGCGTTGACCGCGCTGAACGAGGGCCGGGGAGACTTCGTTGCGATCACGCGAAGCCTGGCGCTATTTGTCAGCGCGCTCTACCAGAATGATCAACAGTTCGTTGCGCTCAACGAAAACCTTGCCGAGTTCACCGACTGGTTCACCAAATCCGACCATGACTTGGCCGACACGGTGGAACGGATCGACGACGTTCTCGGCACCGTCCGAAAGTTCGTGAGCGACAACAGATCCGTGCTGGCTGCCGATGTCAACAACCTCGCCGACGCGACCACTACACTAGTGCAACCCGAGCCGCGGGACGGTCTGGAAACCGCGTTGCACGTGTTGCCGACCTACGCCAGCAACTTCAACAACCTTTACTATCCACTGCACAGCTCTCTGGTGGGCCAGTTCGTGTTCCCCAACTTCGCGAACCCAATTCAGCTCATTTGCAGCGCTATTCAGGCCGGCAGCCGACTCGGCTATCAGGAATCCGCCGAGCTGTGCGCGCAGTACTTGGCACCGGTTCTGGACGCTCTCAAGTTCAATTACTTGCCGTTCGGCTCAAACCCGTTCAGTTCGGCGGCCACTTTGCCCAAGGAGGTGGCTTACTCCGAGGAGCGGCTCCGCCCGCCGCCCGGGTACAAGGACACCACTGTCCCAGGGATCTTCTCGCGGGACACACCGTTTTCACACGGCAACCATGAACCGGGCTGGGTCGTTGCGCCCGGGATGCAGGGTATGCAGGTTCAGCCGTTTACCGCGAACATGCTCACCCCGGAATCGCTGGCAGAGCTGCTGGGTGGTCCGGATATTGCCCCCCCGCCGCCGGGAACCAACTTGCCCGGACCGCCGAATGCGTATGACGAGTCCAATCCGTTGCCGCCGCCGTGGTACCCGCAGCCCGCGTCCCTCCCGGCTGCGGGCGCCACAGGACAGCCAGGCCCGGGCCAGTGA